The Fibrobacter sp. genomic interval AATCATTGACATGGTGGGCAAGGCATTTATCCGCCAGGGAGACAACTGCGTGGGCATCACCCCCACCTTTAGCGTCTATAAGTTTACCACCCTTTCCAACGGTGCTGATTTCATTGGCGTTGGTGAAGGCGACCAGAAGACCGACTTGAACAAGTTGGCCGCAGCCATCAACGAGCGTACCCGCGTGGCCTTTATCTGCAGCCCCAACAATCCCACCGGCGTTTACTACACTGGTGCGGAACTTGAAGAATTTTTGAGCAAGGTTCCAAGCAATGTGATGGTGTTCCTGGACGAAGCCTACTCTGAATTCGCTACCGCTGAAGATTACCCTCGCATGTTCGAAATGATCGCGAAGTACCCCAACTTGCTTATCAACCGTACCTTCAGTAAGATCTACGGTCTGGCAGGCATCCGTCTGGGCTACGCCATTTCTAGCGAACAGGTCATCAAGGCCATGTGGAAAATCAAGCCGCCTTTCGACATCAACCTGGCCGCCCAGGCTGCAGCTATTGCCGCCCTCAGCGACAAGGACCACGTGGAACGTACCCGCCAGCTGAATGCCGACGGCATTAAGGTGCTGAAGCCCTTCTTCGAAAATCTCGGTTTCAAGGTGCTTCCCACCCAGGGCAACTTCATCTGCGTCCACATTGGCGAAAAGGCCAAGGAAATGGTGCAGTTCCTGGAAGAGCGCGGCATGATTATCCGCGGCCTCACCAGTTTTGGCCTGCCGGAACACGTGCGCATTACTCTGGGCAAGCCTGAAGAAAACCAGTTCTTGATGGATCTTGTTAAGAAATGGACAGAAAAGGTTTAAGACGCGTTAAAGCCCGCGTGTCATCCTGAGCGGAGCGCAGCGGAGTCGAAGGATCTAGAGATTTTAATATGGCCGCAACAAAAGAGAATCTTGATTTATTGAACATCGCCTTGAAGGCAGCAGAACTTGCCCAGGGGAACATCCTGAAGTATTTCCAGAATGACGTGGGCGTGGAATGGAAGGCCGACAAGACTCCCGTCACCATCGCCGACAAGAGTACCGAAGAACTTTGCCGCGAATTCTGGGCCAAGGAAACTCCGGGCTTCGGCGTCATTGGCGAAGAATTCGGAATCGAAAGTCCCGACGCAGAATACCAGTGGGTCATCGACCCCATCGACGGCACCAAGGCATTCATCCACGGGGTTCCCCTGTTTGGTACGCTGATTGCTCTTTACCGTCGCGGGGAAGCTATCGCAAGCTTGATTCGCATTCCTGCCATGAACACCGCCGTATGGGCTGTAAAAGATGGCGGAGCATTCCTCGGCAGCAACGCCCAGAATTGCCGCGTTTCCAAATGCTCCCCGGTGGACAAGCTGTCCGACGCCCTGGTCCTTTCCGGTACCGTCAACACCATGGAAACCGCAGGCTATGGCGAGCAGTACGCCGCCGTACGTCGCGCCGCACGCCTCCACCGCGGTTGGGGTGACTGCTATGGTTACTACCTGGTAGCCGCAGGCCGCGCCGAACTGATGATCGACCCAGTGGTTTCCCTCTGGGACATCGCTCCGTACCCGCTGTTGTTCTCTGAAGCAGGCGGCAAGTTCAGCATGCTGGACGGCAGAACCGAACTGTTCGATGCCAACGGCAAGCCCACCGCCCCCATTTATGAAGGCTATACCAGCTTCGCATCCAACGGACTCATCCACGACGAAGTGGCAAGTTACTTCAAGAAGTAGTTCTGTTTTTGTCATCCCCGACATTCCAATTTGTCATCCCGGCCTCGAGCCGGCTGCAACACACTTAGGAACTTGTTCCTTAGTGTGGCTGATCCCCGTAGGGGGAGGATCTCCTTTATAAAGAAACAGCCTCGGACGAATCCGGGGCTGTTCTTGTGTCAGACTTTCGCCCAGCACTTTGGGGGTTAGGAGGATTTTTTTGCGGCGTTCCGCGACGCTTTACTTCACAGTGAACACGCCGTTTTCGTAGTCGATGACCACGGGCTTTGCGGCGGAAATTGTGCCAGCAAGGATTGCGTGACTCAGGGGGCGTTCTACGTTGCGTTCGATGAAACGTTGTATTGGACGTGCACCGAATTCCGGCTGGTAGGCGCCATCGGCAATGGCGTCCAGGGCGGCGTCGGACAAAGTCAACTGCAAGTCCTGACGGGCGGCACGCTTTGCAAGGCCAGCGAACTTCAGCTTTACAATGTCACGGATCTGAGGCTTGGTGAGGCTCTGGAACACCAGAGTTTCATCCAAACGGTTCAGGAATTCCGGACGGAAGAAAGCGTGAA includes:
- the hisC gene encoding histidinol-phosphate transaminase, giving the protein YGLTDVVKLASNENPLGPSPKAKEAYLKIVDTLHLYPRGDAPTLINALADFYKVNTNQLVLGNGSDEIIDMVGKAFIRQGDNCVGITPTFSVYKFTTLSNGADFIGVGEGDQKTDLNKLAAAINERTRVAFICSPNNPTGVYYTGAELEEFLSKVPSNVMVFLDEAYSEFATAEDYPRMFEMIAKYPNLLINRTFSKIYGLAGIRLGYAISSEQVIKAMWKIKPPFDINLAAQAAAIAALSDKDHVERTRQLNADGIKVLKPFFENLGFKVLPTQGNFICVHIGEKAKEMVQFLEERGMIIRGLTSFGLPEHVRITLGKPEENQFLMDLVKKWTEKV
- a CDS encoding histidinol-phosphatase is translated as MAATKENLDLLNIALKAAELAQGNILKYFQNDVGVEWKADKTPVTIADKSTEELCREFWAKETPGFGVIGEEFGIESPDAEYQWVIDPIDGTKAFIHGVPLFGTLIALYRRGEAIASLIRIPAMNTAVWAVKDGGAFLGSNAQNCRVSKCSPVDKLSDALVLSGTVNTMETAGYGEQYAAVRRAARLHRGWGDCYGYYLVAAGRAELMIDPVVSLWDIAPYPLLFSEAGGKFSMLDGRTELFDANGKPTAPIYEGYTSFASNGLIHDEVASYFKK